In Camelus dromedarius isolate mCamDro1 chromosome 4, mCamDro1.pat, whole genome shotgun sequence, the following are encoded in one genomic region:
- the LOC135321229 gene encoding small cysteine and glycine repeat-containing protein 6-like: protein MGCCGCGGCGGGCGCGGCSGGCGCGGCGGGCGGGCGGCDSCTSYRCYRGGSCCGCCGGCCGSCCNTPVVCCYRRTCRRHSCDCGCGCGKGCCQQKCCCQQRCCKRQCCH, encoded by the coding sequence ATGGGCTGCTGTGGTTGTGGTGGCTGcggtggtggctgtggctgtggtggCTGCAGTGGTGGCTGCGGCTGTGGTGGCTGCGGCGGTGGCTGTGGCGGTGGCTGTGGCGGCTGTGACAGCTGCACCTCGTACAGGTGCTACCGGGGCGGCTCCTGCTGTGGCTGCTGTGGGGGCTGCTGCGGGAGCTGCTGCAACACCCCCGTGGTCTGCTGCTACCGCCGCACGTGCCGCCGCCACTCGTGTGACTGCGGCTGCGGCTGTGGGAAGGGCTGCTGTCAGCAGAAGTGCTGCTGTCAGCAGAGGTGCTGCAAGAGGCAGTGCTGCCACTAG
- the LOC135321230 gene encoding small cysteine and glycine repeat-containing protein 6-like gives MGCCGCGGCGGGCGGGGCGGGCGCGGCGGGCGGCDSCTSYRCYRGGSCCGCCGGCCGSCCNTPVVCCYRRTCRRHSCDCGCGCGKGCCQQKCCCQQRCCKRQCCH, from the coding sequence ATGGGCTGCTGTGGTTGTGGTGGCTGCGGTGGTGGCTGCGGTGGTGGTGGCTGcggtggtggctgtggctgtggtggCTGCGGTGGTGGCTGTGGCGGCTGTGACAGCTGCACCTCGTACAGGTGCTACCGGGGCGGCTCCTGCTGTGGCTGCTGTGGGGGCTGCTGCGGGAGCTGCTGCAACACCCCCGTGGTCTGCTGCTACCGCCGCACGTGCCGCCGCCACTCGTGTGACTGCGGCTGCGGCTGTGGGAAGGGCTGCTGTCAGCAGAAGTGCTGCTGTCAGCAGAGGTGCTGCAAGAGGCAGTGCTGCCACTAG